The Candidatus Sulfotelmatobacter sp. region CGACCGCGTGCCCGCCACGCAGCGATTGATGCCCACGACCGCCGCGGGCGAAGCGCCGCTGCAACGGGTGGCGGGCGGACCGCGCAACCTCGACGAGGCGCTCGGCTCGATCGCCGGCGTTCACTCCAGCGACTACGGCGGGCTTGGCGAGTACAGCACCGTCTCGATCCGCGGCCTTCCCTCCGGAGAGACCGCGTTCCTGATCGACGGCCTTCCGCTCGGCACCGCCGGCGGCTCCACCGTGGATCTCTCGGCGATCCCGGCATCGGCGGTGGACCGCGTGCAGGTCTATCGCGGCTCGGCGCCGCTGATGCTCGGCACTTCTTCGCCCGCCGGCGCCGTCAATCTGCTGACACGACCGGTGGCACGCGAGCTGGGACTGTTGGTCGCGCACGGCCCCGAAGAGTCGTGGCGCCAGCAAGTGGATCTCGGCGCGCGCGGGCAGCGCTTCGAGATCGGTGCCTTCGCCAGTTACTTCACCACGCGCGGCAACTTCACCTACTGGGATCGCAACGGCACCAACCTCAATCCTTACGACGACGGCGACAGCCTGGCGGTGAACAATCGCCGTGACGAGGTCACGGCGCTGGCGCAGGCGGCCTGGAAGCCGGCACCACGGTGGCGGCTCGATCTGCGCGAACTCTATTTTCATCGCGCGCGCGGAGTCTCGGGGCTCGCCAGTGTGCCGGCGCCCAACCCGCGGCTCCGCGATGAGTGGTCGCGCACCTCGATGTCGCTTTCACGCGCGTCGCGCGCCTGGGAGCCGGAGCTGCGCATGGTCGGGGCGCACGATGCCCAGAACTCGCATTTCTCCGACACGCGGGGTCAACTCGGGGTCGGGCGATGGGACACGAGCGACCGCACGCGCGGCGACGTGGCGATGTTCGAGATCGGCCGGCCCGAGAGGCGGCTGCCGCTGGTGCTGCAGGCGCAGGCCAGCGTGCGGCGGGACGTCGCCGATCTCTTCAACGCCTACGCCGCGCTGCCCTCGCCACCCGAGAGCCAGCGCTGGACGCGCGGCGCCACCCTCGATCTCGAGCTGCGTCCGATCGGTGACCGACTGGTGCTGCATGGCGCACGGCGCTGGGAGCAGCTCGACGACCACTTGCGCACCGTGCCCATCGGCACGGTGGTGCGCGCGACCGACGTGTCGCGCGCGCTGGTCACGCCGCAGCTCGGGGCGCGCCTCGAGCTGCTCGGCGGCCTCGCCGCGCGCGCCAACTGGACCTCGGCGCAGCGTGCGCCCGATTTCAACGAGTTGTTCGGCAATCAGGGCACGGTGCTCGGCAATACCGCGCTAACGCCCGAAAGGGTCGAGACACGTGATGCCGGCGTCGCCTGGCACGGTGGGTTCGCCGGAGTGCGCGCGGCGCTCGACGGCTGGGTGTTCGACACGCAAGCCGACGACCTGATCGGCTTCGTCCAGGCCAGCGCCAACGCGGTGCGCGCGATGAACATCTCGAAGATGGTGAATCGCGGGCAGGAGCTGAGCGCCGACCTCACGCTGCCGGGCGGCGCCACGCTTGCGGGTGCCGGCACCTGGCAGGCGGCGCGCGATCGTGGCGCTGCGCCGGGCTACTACGGCCGCAAGATTCCGCTGCGCCCCGATCGCGAGCTGGACGCCACGCTGAGCATGCCCTGGCGCATGTTCCGAGCCTCGCTCGGCGTTCACGACCTGGATGCCGACTACACCGACCGCTCGAACCGCCAGCGGGTGCCCCGTCGCACGCTGTGGAACGCGGCGCTGTCACTGGTCCCGAGCGGTGCGCCGCTACGCCTCTCGCTCGACGTTCGCAATCTCACCGATCAGATCGCGTACGACGTGGCCGGGTATCCGCTGCCCGGCCGATCCGTCTTCCTTTCGCTCGACTGGCGCCACGATCCGGCGGGATCGGGCCCGAACTCAG contains the following coding sequences:
- a CDS encoding TonB-dependent receptor, translated to MIVAGLLLAALAASPDSSARAVSARDSAFADSLPGGAKPVLTVPPTVVRADRVPATQRLMPTTAAGEAPLQRVAGGPRNLDEALGSIAGVHSSDYGGLGEYSTVSIRGLPSGETAFLIDGLPLGTAGGSTVDLSAIPASAVDRVQVYRGSAPLMLGTSSPAGAVNLLTRPVARELGLLVAHGPEESWRQQVDLGARGQRFEIGAFASYFTTRGNFTYWDRNGTNLNPYDDGDSLAVNNRRDEVTALAQAAWKPAPRWRLDLRELYFHRARGVSGLASVPAPNPRLRDEWSRTSMSLSRASRAWEPELRMVGAHDAQNSHFSDTRGQLGVGRWDTSDRTRGDVAMFEIGRPERRLPLVLQAQASVRRDVADLFNAYAALPSPPESQRWTRGATLDLELRPIGDRLVLHGARRWEQLDDHLRTVPIGTVVRATDVSRALVTPQLGARLELLGGLAARANWTSAQRAPDFNELFGNQGTVLGNTALTPERVETRDAGVAWHGGFAGVRAALDGWVFDTQADDLIGFVQASANAVRAMNISKMVNRGQELSADLTLPGGATLAGAGTWQAARDRGAAPGYYGRKIPLRPDRELDATLSMPWRMFRASLGVHDLDADYTDRSNRQRVPRRTLWNAALSLVPSGAPLRLSLDVRNLTDQIAYDVAGYPLPGRSVFLSLDWRHDPAGSGPNSGEQP